One stretch of Arachis duranensis cultivar V14167 chromosome 1, aradu.V14167.gnm2.J7QH, whole genome shotgun sequence DNA includes these proteins:
- the LOC127741775 gene encoding F-box/kelch-repeat protein At3g23880 has product MTTRMKHLECEDNLPIDLIREILLRLPVRLLLQLKIVCRSWNSLISSPEFANHQLQRSTLTQPPPLLCWKVPKRAGDVMHCSSQSLILDRQHQPTTFGSHPADGKVIWGSCNGLLCLLQGYPFDTLTLLNPSTRSVSPSVPFECSHKCGKLVFFGFGYDILHDQYKFVMGCRGSSLITDSKVRSGAIVFTFGANPFWKTVDHPVFPYDIHGTSNGIFVSGTLNWIVYDPTISTSYEFEWFLLTFDLETELFGRLRLPVTRSRYDLSEMPPLQLHNNCLSVCYPTPHKPIICTLWIMKEHGVESSWTKLLAIPFDVGISPYVSVASLYISQDHNLLALNQSDGNFFVYNLRQNQLVSRVPYEHFGACLFLCQESLVSPSHYCGLKTIQV; this is encoded by the coding sequence ATGACTACGAGAATGAAACACCTTGAATGCGAAGATAATCTTCCAATAGATCTGATTAGAGAAATCTTGCTGAGGCTTCCAGTGAGGCTTCTCCTGCAACTGAAGATCGTATGCCGTTCATGGAACTCCCTAATCTCCAGCCCTGAATTCGCCAACCACCAACTTCAACGCTCAACGCTAACTCAGCCGCCGCCATTGCTGTGTTGGAAGGTACCGAAACGGGCGGGCGACGTCATGCATTGCTCTTCACAATCTCTTATTCTTGATCGCCAGCATCAGCCAACTACATTCGGTTCACATCCGGCTGATGGAAAAGTCATCTGGGGATCTTGTAACGGATTGCTCTGCTTGCTCCAAGGTTATCCCTTTGACACTCTTACTCTTTTGAATCCCAGTACCCGTTCGGTATCCCCATCCGTTCCATTCGAGTGCTCCCACAAGTGCGGGAAGCTTGTTTTTTTTGGCTTTGGCTATGATATTCTACATGACCAGTACAAGTTTGTTATGGGTTGTCGTGGCTCATCTCTTATAACTGATTCCAAGGTGAGATCTGGGGCTATAGTTTTCACTTTTGGTGCAAATCCTTTTTGGAAAACTGTTGATCATCCGGTGTTTCCGTATGATATTCATGGCACAAGTAATGGAATATTTGTGAGCGGCACTCTCAATTGGATTGTGTATGATCCTACTATTAGTACATCTTATGAATTTGAGTGGTTCCTTCTTACCTTCGACTTGGAAACGGAGTTGTTTGGTCGATTGCGTCTGCCTGTTACTAGATCGCGCTATGACTTATCCGAAATGCCTCCCTTGCAACTCCACAATAACTGTCTTTCTGTTTGTTATCCCACTCCGCATAAGCCAATTATTTGCACTCTCTGGATAATGAAGGAGCATGGAGTTGAATCGTCTTGGACTAAATTGCTGGCAATCCCATTCGATGTTGGAATCTCGCCATATGTTTCGGTAGCATCCCTCTATATCTCACAAGATCATAATCTTTTGGCACTAAATCAATCTGATGGCAATTTTTTTGTGTATAATTTACGTCAAAACCAATTAGTTTCTCGTGTGCCTTACGAACATTTTGGGGCATGTTTATTCCTTTGCCAGGAGAGCTTGGTCTCACCATCACATTATTGTGGTCTTAAAACTATTCAAGTTTGa